In Dermochelys coriacea isolate rDerCor1 chromosome 4, rDerCor1.pri.v4, whole genome shotgun sequence, the sequence taactgaaaacagcttaagaagtgttcctgtctccagcactccaataccaactcccagtggggtccaaaccccaaataaatctgttttaccctgtataaagcttatacaggttaaactcataaattgttcatcctctctaacactgatagagagagatgcagagcagtttgcctccccccccccttcctcccaggtattaatcacttactctgggttaattaataagtaaaaagtaggatttaagtggttccaagtagtaacagacagaacaaagtgaattaccaagcaaaataaaataaaatcacgcaagtctaagtctagtacagtaagaaaactgaatacagctAAAATCTCGCCCTCAGATGTTTCTATCACAGattggatgccttcctagtctgggcaaatcctttccccggtacagcccttgttccagctcagatggtagctaggggatttcttatgactgcagccccctttgctcTGCTCCACCCCTttgtatatcttttgcacaaggtgtGAATCCTTTGTCCGCCTctggttcccacccctccttctaaatggaaaagcaccaggttaaagactGATTTCAGTTCAGGTGCCATAATCACATGTCATTGTCAGACTTCATTACTCACTTGCCAGCACACGGGTATataggaagacttacaagtaaacaagccatctacagtcaattgtcctggttaatagGAGCCATCaaaattccaaaccaccattaatggcccacactttgcataattacaataggccctcagttATATTTCatgtttctagtttcagatacaagaatgatccatacatacaaataggatgaacacactcagtagattataagctttgtaatgataccttacaagataccttttgcatgaagcatattccagttacattatattcacgctcattagcatatttccataaaatcatataaagtgcaatgtcacagtttgttctaatggttaaacCTCTCACTGTTAGAAACTTGTctgatttctaatttgaatttgtctggctgtAACTTCcacccattggttcttgttatgcctttgtccaCCAGATTAAAGAGCCTGGTGTTTTCTTCCCATAAAAATGCTTTTACGCTGTACTCAGATCACCTGTCTTCAtgttgataaactaaatagatggagctctcTAAGTCTCCCACTGTGTATAGCATTTGTATTCAGCCCTCAAGTCACTTTTAAGACTTttttctctgcaccctctccagttttgccacatttcctcccccccccaactgtggacaccagaactggacatgctATTTCAGTATTGGTCTCGCCTGTGCTGTAAATTATGGGGGGGAGAGCGGAATCACTTTCCAACTCACTATTTCCTTGTTTATACATCTAAGAATTGTATCCTtgttgccacagcatcacactggaagctcatgttgagttgcttgtccattatgacccctaaatccttttcagactcaccactttccaggatacagtcccccattctgtagatatggcctgcattctttgatCCTAGATATATGACCATGCATGTGACTGTATTAAGGGGAAAAGGCTGGATTGTGGGGCTAACCTATGTTGGTGGACTGATGGATCTTGCTTACTACCATAACATTGATATGTCAGAGTTGTTGCTGGGTAGGATAGGAGGATAAGGCTACAACAAATCCGTTACTGGTCAGTGATCTTCCCTTAACATCAAGATGCTTTTGCTAATCTTAcctttgattttttgtttttaaattacagaattcaataaaaatgtttgattatttttgtttttagtatATAAGAAGAGTCTTGGCGATGACATCAGTTCTGACACCTCTGGTGACTTCAGAAAAGCCCTGTTAACTCTGGCAGATGTAAGTTCCTTCAACTTAGTCAACATAATTACTGTACAGATTTGATATTTAGATTTTACTTGTAATTGTAAATATAGGCAGTCCTAGTGAATCATCTGACAACTGACATAGTACTTCTAGAGTGTGCATAGCTTTGCTTATTTAAATTTAAGGTAAGAGAGTGGCATGGTAGGTTAGAGTACTGATATTTCCCTCTAAAGATCAGAGTCCCTATCTGGACTTGTCGGTTGAGATGGATTTGGTCTCCTCTTATTCTTGGCTACTTTTATACTAGGTACAGCACCATAGTTTTAGCACAAGTAACCATAACTGGCATCCTCTTCTTGGACTCTTAGTACCGTAGCAATTGTGGTGTTGCAGATCAGGATTGAGGAGTTGTGTGGTGAAGCCAGTGCCCAATTCATGCTGTGGCTTGGCTATGACCTTTGCTATTGCATGCTCCATTCAGGAGCACTAAATCCAGAGTTTTATGGGATAGGACAGAGCCTGACCCTTCAGAAGCAAGTGATGCAGTTTTCCTCATTCATCGCTCTCCTATTGGATCCCAATATTGTTGATCATGATTAGGGGGAGTCACTACCTCACCCCCATTCCGAACAAGCCTGGAGTAAAGAGGAGAAATAGCAGGAATGGTGGCTTTAGCTGTAGACCACATGGAGGCCCCAAATGCTTGTATTCAACCTTCCCCACACAATGCTATTAATAATACTGTCAGACAAATTTTAGGCCTaggacagaggtgaaagtaagctggaaTGCCCTGGTACGAGCCAGTGCGCCGTACCAGGACCGACTTaccgagagggcaatttaaagccctggggtagcggcggcggggctgcagcgaggatttaaagggccccagagctccagccaccgctacccccccccccccggggctctttaaatcctggcctgagccctgctgctcagGCCCcggggtagcggcggtggggctctagcagggatttaaagggccccggagctccagccactgctaccgcCCCtatggccctttaaatcccggcctgagcccCTGCCCGAGCCCCGGGGTAGAGATGGCGGGGCTTTGGCGGGGAtctaaagggccccggagctccagccaccgctactaccccggggccctttaaatccccacctgagacctgctgcccaagccctggggtagcggcagtggcggggctctggcggAGATTTAAAGgtccccagagctccagcccccgctaTCCTCaccggccctttaaatctccacctgagccctgctgcccgagccctggggtagcagtggtggGCCTCCAGCGGGCATTTAAaaggccagggctggagccctggggccctttaaatccccaatgGAGCCCGGCCacagctaccccagggctcgggcagcagagctcaggcagggatttaatgggctcggggctccggcagctgctaccacagcggagccccaggcctttaaagctctgccagagcctcggggtagcggtggcagccaggagcccccagggctcctcggtgatttaaagggcccggggctccactgcagtagcggcagctggagccctgggccctttaaatcgccccagggttcccagctgtctctgcagctggtagcccgggggtgatttaaagggccccgggctcccagccaccactaccacagctggagccctggccctttaaatcaagatttaaagggcccagggatttaaggccctgccacTACTGTTTGAGGCCACACCTCTTCCaattgaggccacaccccctgctcaggactctggcgtaCCAGTAAATCCTCTAATTTACTTTCATCCTGGCCTGGGAGGATACTGGCAAGAGCTACGTTTTCACAATCCACAATAATTATTCTTGGGTGGGTGACTGGGAGAAGGTGTGACTATTTGAGACTTTCAAATTCTGCACTTTTATGGGCTTTAAAGTTCACTCTTCCTTATTGCAGGGCAGAAGAGATGAAAATGTAAAAGTGGATGAACATCTTGCAAAGAAGGATGCACAGGTACAGCAAAGCAAAACAGTGGCTGAACTGAGCTGCGCTTGACATGTAGATATAAAGTGTTCTCTCTTGCAGTACAAAATTAGCTGCTAATCAGCATCTTACAGGGATGGCTCATACCCAAGAAATTCAGCATTTTGAACACCCCAAAGTTGAAATGGAGTGGGCAGGGAGACCATCAGATTAGGACATGTGTAGTGtagcttttgttttttggtttttttccttccttccctatcTCCTTCCTATAACTGGCATTAGTTTTCTATATATATAATGCGGTCTAGAGTACCCAGTTTGCCAATTTCCAACAATGCATTGTTAAACCGCTATAGTAACCTTTGAAGTGTAAGTATTGCCATTTTATCTGTGGTGAGAGCTAACATGAACATGGGTTTCTTttgagttttctttttaaatggcctATGGGGAAAGTTTCATTTGATTCAGACTTCCCATTAACAGTGTAAAACTTCGGATTGCCCCTCTCCTTGCTGCCACCATGTGAGGTGCAGCATTTGGGCCCAGCAATGCTGGGCCAACACACACTGCAAGTGCAGCTCATAACTCGCTCAAAACTGGCCTGTGCCTGCTGTGTGAGTGGTGCTCATGGTATCCATAAAACACCATCCCCAGTTTGGCCAGTGGGAGGATTATAGTGAAGTCTGTCTGAAGAAGACACCCTAGCCACTGATGCCCTTGAGTGGAATGGATGAGGGGAAGCTCCAAAGAACCCTCATTCCTGAATAAGACATGTTTACAAAGTCCTGATTTGTATTTGATGCACTGGAATTAACTCTAACATTCACTTTGTGATAAATTGCATCTTTCATAaagcaaatatttcatttctgtcaTTCATAGAAAAATCTTTCTCAAGTTGATGAATATGAATCCCTTAATGTCTGTCTTCGAACAGTATAAGATGTTCCAGTGTAGGTCAGTAGACAGACAAGTTCTGCTTTGTAtgggtgcgggggggagagagggagagaactaGTTCAACTTTCCAGGTTTGAGTTTCAGCAGCCCATGACAGCAACACCACAGCACTGCAATGAAGTCCTTTGCATCGGCCAGGTTCAGAATCCTGTCCTCCGAAAACTTGTGGAACATGCAGAGACTAGTTTGCAGTGGCATGGCTCAACAATCTTCTTTTGAGAAGTCTAGTCTAGTGGCCACAGTGACATTCTTTCTTTCCTTGCAATAGGTTCTCTATAGTGCTGGTGAGAAGAAATGGGGTACAGATGAAGATAAGTTCACTGAAATTCTGTGCCTTAGGAGCATACCTCAACTGAAATTAAGTATGAAATCGATTTTGGACCATTTTGTGATATATCTTAGTAAATAATGATTGTTTTCTATAGCCAAGCATCTTTATGTGTAATTTGGATTGAGGTACCACTCACTGTTACTGTCCCACCATCACTTCCGTGGATCCATCAGCTTTTGCTAAAGCTTGCAGAATAAAAACCCCCGAGTTTCTAGCTTTTATGGTTGTGAAGATAGGCAGTACTGTATCTGTTCACATATGGAAGGCTGCAAACTGAAACAATAGGTCTAAGATGTGTATTGTCCCTGTTGTGTGCCACATATTAATGTGTATGTAGATTTGAAGTGGGCTCTTCCTGTGTAGTTTTATTCTAAGGTATTTTCATTCCCACTTTTGCAGTAGAAAAGATGAAAGTTTGATCTTAAACCCAGGCAGCAGGTCGTCTTTTACTTATCCCTGTCTCCAGGGACTGTGTGGATTGCATAGCATGCTTTAAATGTAATTGTTGGCATGTACAAATGTCATGCAGACTTGGGGACCAAGCAAGCCTCTGATAAGGAAGtaattgtgtttgtgtttgcTATTTTGTGACTCACTAATTGCATCTTTGCCTCATGGCTGATGGAATATGCTGCATGAggcaccctttttttttttttttttttcataaagaaaccTGGGATTGTGAAAGCCTTCAGTGGATAAAATTTGTCTCCACCCCACTCAATATATTTGAGAGTCATTCTTAATTTTATGATTATTAAAGCAAGATCATTAGGTAAATGGGCTAACTGAAGCAGAGTCTGACATGCTGCATTAAAGAACAGAAGCAAACTGCCTTGAGAGAGAAAGTGGTGAATGTTAAAAAGATGGCACTTGAAGGTTTTGTTCCTTAAAATTTCTACATATATACACCTTGATTAGGTTAGAATGATGGCTAATGTTGCTCTCATCATAGGGTATGTGTTTATCAAAGGCATGTTCCAAACAATATTTAAAGTAGTGGAAAGACTCCAGTTAACTTCACTAAggtttggatcagaccccaaatgGAGCCTGACACATGAGAACATTGAGTCATTTCCTTGTGATAGTTTGATATACTTACTACATATGTTTGGTTATCTTTTTAGCATTTGATGAATACAGGAACATCAGCAAGAAGACCATTGAAGAAAGTATACAGGGTGAAATGTCAGGGCATTTTGAGGATTTACTCTTAGCCATTGGTAAGTTTCTTGGGAAGGAGGAAGACATGGCTGAAAACAAGCTTTGCcgtttttaaaccaaaaaaaaaaaaagaggaggataGGTAAAATATTAGTCTGAATACTTTGATTTACAGTGACTTTAGTTCTTGCTTTTAGTGATAAGCAGTATCACTGCATTAAGCATTGTAACACTGACTTGGGCTTACAAAAAGAAGAGAGAGCTTGTTAGTTCTGTAGCATATGTTCAATTATGTTGGTGTTTATAATTAGTACAGTGATAGCCTCTAGCAGCCCTAATCCTGGTCCAGGACTGCTTTGTGCTAAGTCCTATACACCAGGCACACTCATCATTTATACTGACTCTGCAAGTGCCAAAAAACCCTCAACCATACTTGGGGATATTTTTTAGTAATGACGCTAATGACAAATTTTACACATCACCAGACTTCAGCCACCCATACTGCTGAACCATTTCTATAGCACTATGGTATTTTATTTTCAGGGCAGGCCTGAGGTTTCTCTAAAGTCTTGTTCTTAACAATAGAAATGCTTTAACTAAAAATCTATAGCCAGACTCAGCCTTCATATAAGTGGGTACATCTCTCATGGGAGTGTGTGTAAAATGCATGTAGCTTACCAGCCTGGAAGAGAACTATAAAGTCCATGCAGAATTGGCCAGCTGCCTGTGTGTATATAcctgacttaaaaagaaaaggagtacttgtggcaccttagagactaacaaatttattagagcataagctttcgtgagctacagctcacttcatcggatgcatttggtggaaaatacagaggggagattgatatacacatactgttcctcagatattcttgttaactgctggaaatagcccaccttgcttgtcaccatgaaaggttttcctcctttcccccccccccccccccgctgctggtgatggctcatcttacgtgatcactctccttacagtgtgtatgataaacccattgtttcatgttctctgtgtgtgtacatcaatctcccctctgtattttccaccaaatgcatccgatgaagtgagctgtagctcacgaaagcttatgctcaaataaattttttagtctctaaggtgccacaagtactccttttctttttgcgaatacagactaacacggctgctactctgaaacctgttcttataCCTGACTTGTGCATGCATGTCAGGCATTTACAGGCACAAGGCTGGCACATACAATTGCATTTtcctagctttgaaaatctggccatgcATGTCCTGTCCATTCATAGTGGGGTCTTGTAAGCCAAAGCAAGCTGTATGGTGGTATCGTTGTAGAGCAGGCCATTTAAACTAActcttaactttttcttttaatagtTCAATGTGTGAATAACACTCCTGCATTCTTTGCTGAAAGGCTGTACCAATCTTTGAAGGTAGGTTTTCAGCTTACATATCCATTCTTGAACTTTTATATCTTTAAGAGAATGTCAAGTTTCTAAGAGTGATGTCTGTAAATAATAAACACAGCACTGGTCCCTTACCACAGGTAATTCCTGGAGTTAGATTAAGTGGGACGGAGAATGCCATTTCTAAATGGAGATGCTGATTTTAGCCTAACTTGGATAATGCTTTTGTATGGTGTACTGTACCAGATGGCTCTTCCCTGTTTTATCAGGGTGCTGGGACTGATGAGTCCACTCTTAATAGAATCATGGTTTCCAGATCAGAAATTGACCTGCTGGATATTCGAGCTGAATATAAGAAGCATTATGGCTGCTCCTTGTACTCTGCTATAAAGGTAAGAATTATTTTAATGAACTATTTTTGCATATTGGAACGAAGTTGCCTAACAAATGTGCCGCTCCTGTAatagaatttttatttatatttttttctcttttaggtATGTATAAAAGCTTTATATTTGGACAGTGCCAAATGTGTTAAGTGGGAGTAAGCTAGGAGGTATTAGTAGAGGAGTTTGAAGAGGAGAGCAGTTTGGCTTTAGCACTTGTGTTCTGGACAAAATGGAGTAAAATGGCAATTGAGTAGGTCAGAGAgcaggtggctggaggcaggagatgACTAGGAAATAGACAAGAATGTGAGCTATTGTGCCAGACATTTGGTGCATTGTTTAGAAAGAAGAGGCAAGACTCAATCCAGTTATATGGGGAGGTGGAGCCCAAGGTGCTTAGGAGGAAGATGATGGTGTGATTCCCAAGGGAATGGGGTGGAAAGGAAGTGGGGGATTTTGCGTGGAAAAATAAGAGACTCCATTTTGGTCACCTCAAGCCCGCAGTGGGCAAGCTAGGATCTGTCAGACGGTGAGCAATGCATGTTTAGAGACTTGTGAACCATTAGCTTAGCTCACAGGCTCCACGTGAGGACTCGGTGAACAGGTATAAATGGAGAAGATGAAGTAACCAGTGAAGCTCTGCAGGATGCCAGAGTGCCCCAGGTGCTCAATCTATTATAAGGGCAGAACAGCACCATACTGTCTGATAACCAGAACATTTGGAAATGCCTAGCTTTAGTAAGAAGGTGTTGACATTAAGAGAATCATTTAGTCATCTGTTTTAAAGCTGAATTGAAAATTGCTAAAAGGCAGACTTAGGACCCTGTTTCCTGATGTTATACTGCCTCTTGCAGTGACTCTTCCCACAGCTGACCTGCGCCAGGGAAGCATTACACTCTAATACTAGTTTTGTGATATGGTAGCTAATTTTCATAGTCTCAGAGGCAGATCAGGGACCATTAGTACCTATTTGAAACAGGATAGGTGTGACAGTCCAAGGTGATGCCAATGGCTTAGTGACTTTGTTTAGAGAtagttaattcattttaaataagattGAACACAATGGTTTAGTTCTTAAAGTTCTGTTCCTATAACACTGACTAcaatttccttctctttccaATGACTTGTTCAACTTTTTTCTGCTTTAATGGAAGCTGGAGTggttttccccccctctctcccccaaatGTCCTTCTGAGCATGTACCAGATATCCTCTTGGCTCAATGCTTTAAGTCCAGCAAGTAACTGCCAACATTCTCTCATCTGCTCAAATATTTCTGGGGTTGGGagattattcattttttaaaagtacacttCTGATTAAACAGTCCTGAGTGATTCTTTTCTGTCAGCCTCTTTCATAAATTGATGCACAGTGTTCTGTTGCTAGAGGCGGAACTGATGTGACAAGCCCTATTCCATAATGTAGCTCTGAATTGCACAGtgctgagcatcacagctaacTGCACCATAATCATGTGGTAATCTAGAGTTTTATTAATTCTTCTTTAGGATAAAACCTAGAGTTCCATACAAAATCAGTGGATGCCTGAGGCTTTTTCTTGATTAGGAAAAGAGCTAGCTAAGCTTGATCTTTCTTTTCCTAGTGTAGATTCAGGGTAATGCCTTGTTGTTTGATTCATCTGATGGAAGTTGTAGTCTGTTATCCTACATATGCACTGGGAAAAATGGTAGCATTTTAGCTTTAGTTTTTAGCTAAAGCATGTGCTAAACCTGTCCGCTTTTCTTAGTTCAGGCAAAGCACGAGTTGTGAAAACCTACATGGGATTCCATTTTTGACCAATCAGCTGGTACTGATCAGTGATAAACTTACTGAATGGGCCAGAGCCCTTTAAACTATCAACTTGTTTATAACTTAATTCATAACAAATAGAAATGTATGGAATAAAATTTCTAATGCCAGGAGTAGTTAAGCTTGTAGGGGAACAACATATCTTTcataccatttaaatattaatCCAGCCTTCAAAGAATCTGTCATTGTAATATAATTATGctactgttctctctctctctctctctctctctctctctctctgtttgtgtgtgtgtgtgtgtgtgtgtgtgtatatatgtatatgtatatgtgtgtgtgtatgtatatatgtgtatatatatatatataaaatatccaacattttgaaaaaaattatgtaTTCTTTAATACCAGCACTCTGCTGAAGAATACTCCTCCATAGTCTTAGATTCTTCTCTTCATGAGAAAGTTGGACTGGCTTAACTAAAGGTGTTGTTCTAACATATGTAGTTGAATTCATACAAACCCATttctggacactttttttttttccctcccttgagTGGCTTAAAAAGATTTAAGCATCTGTTTGAACTAAATCAAAGTAAACCTGGCTTAAAATGAAATACACTGTCTTTTACAGCAATTAGTTCAACTTGTACAACTTCCTGTGGTCAACATTTTCTGACATGCTGTCTACAGACAGGCTTCTAAATCTGCATTTAGGTTCAAAAGTGAAAATTGCCTGACTTTTCAGAATTACTGAACCCCTGTAGCTCCCTGTGATACTGGAAAGTGAGATCACACATTTAAGAGACTAAATGTAGATTTGTGGTACTTAACTTTAGGCGCCGGGGCTTGAAGGTGTTGGATTTTatgtttgacaggtttcagagtagcagccatgttagtctgtattcgcgaaaagaaaagaaaaggagtacttgtggcaccttggagacagttggtctctaaggtgccacaagtactccttttcttttctttttgcgaatacagactaacacggctgctactctgaaacctgtcattatgcaaggcactgaatttagccgtatagagtggaaatctgtcaacttcatgaaaaaactcgtacagatacagatagtctctaaggtgccacaagtactccttttctttttatgcttaTGGTTAAACAATTTTCACTCAGCTACTTTCTGCCTGTCTTTGAGTACTGGTTTAGTACTGGGTGGACCAATTAAGTCATTAATTTAAATGAGTTGATTTAGAACTAAAAACCTGCCCATGGATTTAAACCAGGTTGAGGCTTTGTAAAAGTAACTTAAAAAATTTGTGCTATTGCAAATGTAGATTAACATTTATGATGAGCTGCACTATAAATTGTAGTGCTGGGGAGTGGGTTTTTTAATACTACTGCTGGAAGGCTCTTATGACTTTTATAAAGCTGCTAGAGGCAGGCAACAGTACTGAAActtaaggccctaatcctgcaaacacttcagtcacatagtcccattgactgcGGTGGGACTGTTCGTGCtcagagttaagcatgtgcaagGGTGTTTGTAGTGTAGGGGGGGCTAATGAAGACTTTAGCATAAGGTCTgtcacttcaaaacaaaattgtttgttaATAATGCACAGTTGACTTTCAAAACATGATAAAGTTACTGTCCTCTTTTTTTATACACATGAGCCAAAAGTTTCAAATAGTAACCTGAAATCTGTATTTAAGAGATTTAAAAGCACAAATTCAAATTACAAACCCCTGATGGAGGAATACAGCCTGGTAAAGCATCTCCGCTTTCTGGACCTATGGAAGTTCACTATATCAGAAGGTGGTGTTGGTTGTAAATGTAGCACAGGCTATTACGGAAGTTACTGAGGCCCTGGACTTGTCTCTCTTCACCACAGATGTGCATTAAGTGTCAATTTTACTAGTAGAAAGCCTCTGTATAAATCTGAAATGCTAAGTAGGAAACGAAAACTGGTACTGAACTGCCTCTTCAATTTAAAGTTTATAAAATGGAGAAAGTAAAACTAGCAGCAAGTCTGATGTATGTCTTTAATTTtgtaaaatcatgatttttttttttacattgtttcagTATTTTACTGCAATCATGATGGATTAAATCTTCTcccagtccaaaaaaaaaaaatggaagaagttGTTCATTTCAGTAGTAGGATCAAGTATCTTATTTGCTCTTAACATGATGTTGCGTTGGCCCAAAAAGGGGGGGAAGTGTGGAGAAATCATTTTAGAAGTGGCAAATGAAAGTGTGTAAGGTGATAGTCACTAAtgtcactttatttttttcctctgcacaGTCTGATACCTCTGGGGACTACGAGACCACACTACTGAGGATCTGTGGAGGGGATGACTGAAAGTAAATTCCTAAGGACCACAGGGCTATTGCTTTTCTGCTACCTACAGTAATGCTGCTTGTGaagctttttaaatgtttaagcaATTGTAAAATTGCAACATGCTGACTGCTTTCTCATCAAGTATCCTAATAAACAGATGTTTGTTTTTAGTGCATTTCTTCCAGCTGTTATCTAACCACCTGCTGGCATCTGGATAAACTGTGCTTAGACTATCAGAAGCCAGATCTTCCAGCTATACACAGTGCTCCCCTGTAAGCTAAAAGTCTGTCTGGAAATAGTTGCCATCTTTCTACAGCTGTACAGCATCAGAAAAAGTGATATTACCTCGGGGTGGTGGCAGAATACAAACCAATGGAAGGTCAATAAAGTTATTCCAAAGAtaatcatttattttatatatttttagggctgtcaattgcaTTTAATGCATGCAATTAactgaaaatattgtgtgcagaatttttaattttttggcaccgAATTCTCCTAGGAGtcaatatactgatttcagttaccacacagaatagaaagtggatagtactcactttatatttttgattacaaatatatgcactgtaaaaacgataaacaaaagaaatggtatttttccattcacctcaaacaagtactgcaatctctttagtgtgaaagcgcaacttacaaatgtagatttttttttttgttctgtttagttacataactgcactcaaacaaaacaatgcaaaacttcagagcctacaagttcacttggtcctacttcttgttcagccaattgctaagacaaacatgtttgtttacttttatggGAGATACTACTGCctgcttctttacaatgtcaccaggtattcacatggcacttttgtagctggcattgcaaggtatttacatgccaaatatgctaaacatttgtatgccccttcatacttcagccactgttccagaggacatgcttcctgctgaagatgctagttaatgcattttttttaaattaaatgacacACTTCTCCCCCGAGGAGTTAAgtgtctcttgctctgttttatccacattctgccatatatttcatgctctcagagtctcagatgatgacccagcacatgttctttgttttaagaacactttttttttcacagctgatttgacaaaacacaaaatataccaatgtgaaatttctaaagatagctacagcacttgacccaatctttaagaatctgaag encodes:
- the ANXA3 gene encoding annexin A3 codes for the protein MASVWVGSRGTIRDYTSFNASKDAENVRKAIKGIGTDEKTLISILTERSNAQRQLMAKEYRAASGKDLKDDLKSDLSGNLERVMVALVTPPAVFDAKQLKKSMKGSGTNEKALIEILASRSSKQMKEVCQAYYTVYKKSLGDDISSDTSGDFRKALLTLADGRRDENVKVDEHLAKKDAQVLYSAGEKKWGTDEDKFTEILCLRSIPQLKLTFDEYRNISKKTIEESIQGEMSGHFEDLLLAIVQCVNNTPAFFAERLYQSLKGAGTDESTLNRIMVSRSEIDLLDIRAEYKKHYGCSLYSAIKSDTSGDYETTLLRICGGDD